A single genomic interval of Xiphophorus couchianus chromosome 2, X_couchianus-1.0, whole genome shotgun sequence harbors:
- the plex9.2 gene encoding three prime repair exonuclease 4 isoform X3 yields the protein MAVRTCVLGQHCEIIQLAAVSGGHSLNLYVVPRCRIERGAARVTGFKVRGQRLYLDRRLVFTNTLREVVVSFIAFLRMLGRPLVVGHNIRNFDCPLLARALDELDLRAQFEGSVSGCVDTLPLTRELLRDCGLQSFGQENLVRELLGINYKAHDALEDVRALKTLYGFLQPTTEVVRRHMFTLGTMDSRPTVPWNKRTKRTSPSAGEFQTNGESKETT from the coding sequence TCAACACTGCGAGATCATCCAACTGGCCGCAGTAAGCGGCGGCCACTCGCTCAACCTGTATGTCGTCCCCCGCTGTCGCATTGAGCGAGGAGCGGCCAGAGTCACGGGCTTCAAGGTCCGCGGACAGAGACTCTACCTAGATCGTCGCCTCGTCTTCACCAACACCCTCAGAGAGGTCGTGGTCTCCTTCATCGCTTTCCTTCGAATGCTTGGTCGACCCCTTGTTGTCGGCCATAACATCCGAAACTTcgactgccccctgctggcgcGGGCTCTCGACGAGCTGGACCTGAGAGCGCAGTTTGAGGGTTCAGTTTCGGGTTGCGTGGACACTCTTCCTCTGACTCGGGAGCTGCTGAGGGATTGTGGCCTGCAGAGCTTTGGCCAGGAGAACCTTGTCAGGGAGCTGCTGGGGATAAACTACAAGGCCCATGATGCTTTGGAGGACGTGAGAGCATTAAAGACTCTCTATGGCTTCCTTCAGCCGACAACAGAAGTTGTCCGCAGGCATATGTTCACTTTGGGTACTATGGACAGCAGACCAACTGTACCATGgaacaaaaggacaaaaaggacGTCGCCGTCTGCTGGAGAATTTCAGACAAACGGGGAAAGTAAAGAAACGACATAA
- the plex9.2 gene encoding three prime repair exonuclease 4 isoform X2, producing MHTTRSGSVTQSQHCEIIQLAAVSGGHSLNLYVVPRCRIERGAARVTGFKVRGQRLYLDRRLVFTNTLREVVVSFIAFLRMLGRPLVVGHNIRNFDCPLLARALDELDLRAQFEGSVSGCVDTLPLTRELLRDCGLQSFGQENLVRELLGINYKAHDALEDVRALKTLYGFLQPTTEVVRRHMFTLGTMDSRPTVPWNKRTKRTSPSAGEFQTNGESKETT from the coding sequence TCAACACTGCGAGATCATCCAACTGGCCGCAGTAAGCGGCGGCCACTCGCTCAACCTGTATGTCGTCCCCCGCTGTCGCATTGAGCGAGGAGCGGCCAGAGTCACGGGCTTCAAGGTCCGCGGACAGAGACTCTACCTAGATCGTCGCCTCGTCTTCACCAACACCCTCAGAGAGGTCGTGGTCTCCTTCATCGCTTTCCTTCGAATGCTTGGTCGACCCCTTGTTGTCGGCCATAACATCCGAAACTTcgactgccccctgctggcgcGGGCTCTCGACGAGCTGGACCTGAGAGCGCAGTTTGAGGGTTCAGTTTCGGGTTGCGTGGACACTCTTCCTCTGACTCGGGAGCTGCTGAGGGATTGTGGCCTGCAGAGCTTTGGCCAGGAGAACCTTGTCAGGGAGCTGCTGGGGATAAACTACAAGGCCCATGATGCTTTGGAGGACGTGAGAGCATTAAAGACTCTCTATGGCTTCCTTCAGCCGACAACAGAAGTTGTCCGCAGGCATATGTTCACTTTGGGTACTATGGACAGCAGACCAACTGTACCATGgaacaaaaggacaaaaaggacGTCGCCGTCTGCTGGAGAATTTCAGACAAACGGGGAAAGTAAAGAAACGACATAA